The proteins below come from a single Acidobacteriota bacterium genomic window:
- a CDS encoding glycosyl hydrolase produces the protein MQKHLLLLFLVVSGLFSVHSQTSTAADDYNSIFKPVKWRSIGPFRGGRSNCSTGVIGDPKTYYMGTTGGGLWKTDDMGISWRNISDGFFKTGTVGAIAVSESDPNVVYVGMGEHAVRGVMTHSGDGVYKSTDAGKTWKKIGLDLTQHISRIIVHPKNPDVVYVAAQGALYSKSQQRGLFKSTDGGNTWKNTLFVDDKTGAVELSMDANNPRIMYAAMWEHGRLPWKVISGGPGSGLYKSTDSGETWEKMKEGLPDDMGKMSIAVARSNSEKVYALIESDSNKDARGLYVSNNAGKSWSQVTNEPELVQRAWYYIELFIDPKNENTIYVLSAPALRSNDGGKTWENLSGTHGDYHDLWINPDNSNNFVISNDGGAAITFNKGKSWSTQSNMPTAQFYRINVDNQFPYRIYGGQQDNTSVCIASRELGGGGISPASWTSSAGGESAFLAFDPDDPRFVLGGSYQGTIEVLDDKASASTNIMAAPIQYLGMDAKDMKYRYNWNAPIVWDKHDKSFYHGSQYVLKTTDMGKTWKEISPDLTRNEKEKQGKGGGPFTNEAVGAENYGTLAYIMVSPLEKGVIWTGSDDGYVQLTRDGGATWKNVTPPGLAECLINAIEVSPHDKATAYIATTRYKFNDHAPGLYKTTDYGATWTKIDNGIPGNAFTRVVREDEVRRDLLFAGTELGVFISWNGGRDWSPFQLNLPVTPITDLRVHKGNLIAATSGRSFWILDDLSMIRQYKKEMPAFSLYKPGDAYLVNGSSELNGSDIDFNGTNTFRGVNPANGIVLYYNLPELKKDDIVTLDVTDAEGKLVRTVSSKADPKYRRWDGGPGPEPVLPKNKGLNRFVWNMRYPTMPGVPGVYIESSYSGHKAAPGKYTFTLRSGSQMLTTEAEILANPLYPTTAATYKEYHLAMSSMEAELTTMHRTVNSLYEKQKQLEGVLASLPAGDKYAAVKRDGEALLKKMKAWDEEMVQRKSRAYDDVENFPNKFTANYLFLINQTESDIPRVNQPNTDLLKKLTAEWSALKAKSNEMLNKDIPALNKQLWDAGFGAIWKD, from the coding sequence ATGCAAAAGCACCTTCTATTACTATTTCTCGTCGTTTCAGGTCTTTTCAGCGTGCATTCTCAGACTTCAACGGCCGCTGACGATTACAACAGTATTTTCAAGCCCGTGAAATGGCGCTCGATCGGACCATTTCGCGGCGGGCGTTCGAATTGCTCAACCGGAGTGATCGGTGACCCCAAAACGTATTACATGGGCACGACGGGCGGCGGTTTATGGAAAACCGACGATATGGGCATCAGCTGGCGCAATATTTCAGACGGTTTCTTTAAGACCGGAACGGTCGGTGCGATCGCGGTTTCAGAGAGCGATCCGAATGTAGTCTATGTCGGAATGGGCGAACACGCCGTTCGCGGGGTGATGACGCACAGCGGCGATGGCGTCTATAAATCAACCGACGCCGGGAAGACCTGGAAAAAGATCGGCCTCGATCTGACGCAGCATATCTCGCGCATTATCGTTCACCCCAAAAATCCGGATGTTGTGTATGTGGCGGCTCAAGGAGCCTTGTACAGCAAATCTCAGCAACGCGGCCTTTTCAAATCGACGGACGGAGGAAACACTTGGAAAAACACTCTTTTCGTGGATGATAAAACCGGTGCCGTCGAGCTCTCGATGGATGCCAACAATCCCCGGATAATGTACGCCGCAATGTGGGAACACGGTCGTTTGCCCTGGAAAGTGATCAGCGGCGGCCCCGGCAGCGGTCTGTATAAATCCACCGACAGCGGCGAAACCTGGGAGAAGATGAAGGAAGGACTTCCTGACGATATGGGTAAGATGTCGATCGCCGTCGCCCGTTCGAACTCAGAAAAAGTCTATGCCTTGATCGAAAGCGATTCGAACAAGGATGCCCGCGGGCTTTACGTATCAAACAACGCCGGCAAAAGCTGGAGCCAGGTCACCAACGAACCTGAGCTGGTCCAGCGTGCATGGTACTACATCGAGCTTTTCATCGACCCGAAGAACGAGAACACGATCTACGTATTGAGTGCTCCGGCGCTTCGCTCAAATGACGGCGGCAAAACCTGGGAGAATCTTTCGGGAACTCACGGCGATTATCACGACCTGTGGATCAACCCCGACAACTCAAACAACTTTGTCATATCAAACGACGGCGGAGCCGCGATCACTTTCAATAAGGGTAAGAGTTGGAGCACGCAAAGCAACATGCCGACCGCGCAGTTTTACCGCATTAACGTCGATAACCAGTTCCCGTACCGCATTTACGGAGGCCAGCAGGATAATACTTCGGTATGTATTGCGAGCCGCGAACTTGGCGGCGGCGGTATTTCGCCAGCGAGTTGGACCTCGTCGGCGGGCGGCGAAAGTGCTTTTCTCGCGTTTGATCCGGATGATCCGCGATTCGTTCTCGGCGGCAGCTATCAAGGCACCATTGAGGTTCTCGATGACAAAGCCAGTGCCTCGACCAACATCATGGCGGCTCCGATCCAGTATCTCGGCATGGATGCCAAGGACATGAAGTACCGCTACAACTGGAATGCCCCGATCGTGTGGGATAAGCATGACAAGTCCTTTTACCACGGCTCACAATACGTTCTGAAAACGACAGACATGGGCAAGACCTGGAAAGAGATCTCACCCGACCTGACCCGAAATGAAAAGGAAAAGCAGGGTAAAGGCGGCGGACCGTTCACGAACGAAGCCGTCGGTGCCGAAAATTACGGCACACTGGCTTACATCATGGTCTCGCCTCTAGAAAAAGGCGTGATCTGGACCGGCAGCGATGATGGCTACGTCCAATTGACCCGTGACGGTGGAGCAACCTGGAAAAACGTAACACCTCCCGGCCTCGCCGAATGCCTGATAAACGCGATAGAGGTTTCGCCCCATGACAAAGCGACCGCATACATCGCGACAACCCGTTACAAATTCAACGATCACGCACCCGGCCTCTATAAGACGACGGATTACGGCGCAACATGGACGAAGATCGATAACGGTATCCCGGGGAATGCCTTTACAAGAGTCGTGAGAGAAGACGAAGTCCGCCGAGATCTACTCTTCGCAGGAACCGAACTCGGCGTGTTCATCTCCTGGAATGGCGGTCGTGATTGGTCACCCTTTCAGCTGAACTTACCGGTCACACCGATCACCGATCTGCGCGTTCATAAAGGCAACCTGATCGCCGCGACCTCGGGCCGGTCATTCTGGATACTCGACGATCTTTCCATGATCCGGCAGTACAAGAAAGAGATGCCGGCGTTCTCGTTATACAAGCCCGGCGATGCGTATTTGGTTAACGGCAGCAGCGAACTTAACGGCTCGGACATTGATTTCAACGGAACGAATACCTTCCGCGGTGTGAACCCAGCAAATGGCATCGTCCTGTATTACAATCTGCCCGAACTCAAGAAGGATGATATCGTCACTCTCGATGTCACTGATGCTGAGGGCAAGCTCGTCCGAACCGTCTCGTCAAAAGCCGATCCCAAATATCGACGCTGGGATGGCGGCCCCGGGCCTGAACCCGTTCTTCCAAAGAACAAAGGCCTAAACCGCTTTGTCTGGAATATGCGCTATCCGACGATGCCCGGCGTTCCCGGTGTGTATATCGAAAGCAGCTACAGCGGTCACAAAGCAGCACCCGGAAAATATACATTTACGCTAAGGTCAGGTTCGCAAATGCTCACGACAGAAGCCGAGATCCTCGCGAATCCGCTTTACCCGACGACGGCCGCCACATACAAGGAGTATCACCTCGCCATGTCCAGTATGGAAGCAGAACTAACCACAATGCATCGAACCGTTAACAGCCTATACGAAAAGCAAAAGCAGCTCGAAGGCGTCCTCGCTTCATTGCCCGCTGGCGATAAATATGCCGCAGTCAAACGCGATGGAGAAGCTCTGCTCAAGAAGATGAAGGCGTGGGACGAGGAAATGGTTCAGCGCAAATCAAGAGCATACGACGACGTCGAGAATTTCCCGAATAAGTTCACGGCTAACTATCTATTTCTGATAAACCAAACAGAAAGTGATATTCCACGCGTAAACCAGCCGAACACCGACCTGCTCAAGAAGCTCACCGCCGAATGGTCGGCTCTCAAAGCAAAGTCGAACGAAATGCTTAACAAGGATATTCCGGCCCTAAACAAACAACTCTGGGATGCCGGATTTGGGGCGATCTGGAAAGACTAG
- a CDS encoding glycoside hydrolase family 3 C-terminal domain-containing protein, with protein MKSGRRISILWAVISCLVFQITPLLSQSSAPLYKDPKQPLEKRVDDLVSRMTLEEKSSQMVNNAPAIERLGIPAYEWWNEALHGVARAGIATVFPQAIGLAATWNEKLIYDVADVVSTEARAKHHEAVRNNDFGRYNGLTFWSPNINIFRDPRWGRGQETWGEDPFLTGKLGTAFVRGLQGSDPKYYKVIATAKHYAVHSGPEPDRHTFDAIASERDLRETYLPAFRELVTQAKVAGIMCAYNRLNGQPACASDKLRDILLKEWKFKGHVVSDCGAIDDIYIRHKYVPTVEEASALGVKGATDLSCGNEYRSLVKAVRSGLITEAEVDVSVKNLMRMRFQLGMFDPPEMVKYAQIAFSQNDTAAHHALSLQAARESIVLLKNENNTLPLKKDIKTIAVIGPNANDKDVLLGNYNGQPSVSYTALDGIKNKISPQTKVLYSEGMFPTGVIFQPIEESALSNGSIPGLKAEYYNNAELKGEPALVRTDAKIDFNWAAQSPAQEVSEDNFSVRWTGKLTATQSGKYTLGWRSNGPVRMYIDGSLYIEETTNKRTRNVLKNFDFTAGRSYDVRIEYQENANHFASAKLVWAAPAKQAQLRADAMEKAKQSDAVVMVMGLSPSIEGEEMDVNIEGFKGGDRTDIVLPKPQEQLIKDIQALGKPVVLVLMGGSAIAVNWSSENTPAILQTWYPGQFGGTAIADVLFGDYNPAGRLPVTFYKSVDQLPPFDDYKMEGHTYRYFRGEPLYPFGYGLSYSKFAYSDLKVTKSLKAGSNVSVSAVVQNTSTIAGDEVVQLYITDRGASVPVPIRSLAGFSRIGLRSGEKRTVSFTLTPRQMSLIDNAGRRIIEPGDFEISIGGKQPGSAGNADARTTGTVSGKFTVTGKAIELPEK; from the coding sequence ATGAAAAGTGGGCGTCGCATTTCGATTTTGTGGGCCGTAATAAGCTGTTTGGTTTTCCAAATAACTCCTCTGCTTAGCCAGAGTTCTGCCCCGCTCTACAAGGATCCAAAACAGCCGCTTGAAAAGCGGGTTGATGATCTGGTTTCGCGTATGACGCTCGAGGAGAAGTCCTCGCAAATGGTGAACAACGCACCGGCAATCGAACGTCTCGGCATACCGGCTTACGAATGGTGGAATGAAGCGCTGCACGGAGTAGCTCGTGCCGGCATTGCGACAGTTTTTCCACAAGCCATCGGATTGGCGGCGACTTGGAATGAAAAACTAATATACGATGTTGCCGATGTCGTTTCCACTGAAGCTAGGGCGAAACACCACGAAGCTGTCAGGAATAACGATTTTGGCCGCTACAATGGTCTGACATTCTGGAGTCCGAATATTAACATTTTTCGGGATCCTCGCTGGGGACGCGGACAGGAGACATGGGGCGAGGATCCGTTTCTGACGGGTAAACTCGGAACTGCGTTTGTTAGAGGCCTGCAGGGAAGTGATCCAAAATACTACAAGGTGATCGCGACTGCCAAGCATTATGCGGTTCACAGTGGTCCTGAGCCTGATCGGCACACGTTTGACGCGATCGCGAGCGAACGTGATCTGCGTGAAACCTACCTTCCAGCTTTCCGAGAACTAGTAACCCAGGCCAAAGTTGCTGGCATTATGTGTGCGTACAATCGGCTGAATGGACAACCCGCCTGTGCGAGCGATAAGCTGCGAGACATCCTGCTGAAAGAATGGAAATTCAAGGGCCATGTCGTCTCTGATTGCGGTGCGATCGACGATATCTATATCCGGCACAAATATGTTCCCACCGTTGAAGAGGCGTCGGCTCTCGGAGTAAAGGGAGCAACGGATCTTTCGTGCGGCAATGAGTACAGATCTCTCGTAAAGGCGGTTAGATCCGGCCTTATAACCGAGGCAGAGGTCGATGTCTCGGTCAAAAACCTCATGCGAATGCGTTTTCAGCTCGGAATGTTCGACCCGCCCGAGATGGTGAAATATGCACAGATCGCGTTCTCGCAAAACGACACCGCGGCACATCATGCACTGTCGTTACAGGCCGCAAGAGAATCGATCGTTCTCTTGAAGAATGAGAACAATACCTTACCGTTGAAGAAAGATATAAAAACCATCGCCGTGATCGGGCCAAACGCGAACGACAAAGACGTTTTACTTGGCAATTACAACGGGCAGCCTTCAGTTTCATACACGGCTCTCGACGGCATTAAGAATAAGATTTCGCCGCAGACCAAGGTGTTGTATTCCGAGGGAATGTTTCCAACCGGTGTGATCTTTCAACCTATCGAGGAATCAGCACTTTCCAACGGTTCGATTCCTGGCCTGAAGGCAGAGTATTACAACAATGCCGAATTAAAGGGTGAGCCGGCATTGGTCAGGACAGATGCTAAGATCGACTTTAACTGGGCAGCTCAGAGCCCCGCACAGGAGGTCAGCGAGGACAATTTCTCAGTTCGGTGGACCGGCAAGCTGACCGCGACGCAGTCCGGTAAATACACTCTGGGATGGCGGAGCAACGGACCGGTCCGAATGTATATCGACGGTTCCTTGTATATAGAAGAGACGACAAACAAGCGGACTCGTAACGTACTCAAAAACTTTGATTTTACCGCTGGACGCAGCTATGACGTTCGAATTGAGTATCAGGAAAACGCGAATCATTTCGCTTCGGCTAAGCTCGTCTGGGCGGCTCCGGCAAAGCAGGCACAGCTTCGGGCTGACGCGATGGAAAAGGCAAAACAGTCAGATGCCGTTGTTATGGTGATGGGGCTTTCGCCATCGATCGAAGGCGAGGAAATGGACGTGAATATCGAAGGATTCAAGGGCGGCGACCGTACGGATATTGTTTTGCCGAAGCCGCAGGAACAGCTCATCAAAGACATTCAAGCCCTCGGAAAGCCGGTTGTTCTCGTTCTAATGGGAGGTAGTGCGATCGCAGTAAATTGGTCGAGCGAGAATACACCGGCGATACTTCAAACGTGGTATCCCGGACAATTTGGAGGAACGGCGATCGCCGATGTTCTCTTTGGCGACTATAATCCCGCCGGACGGCTTCCGGTCACATTTTATAAGTCGGTTGACCAACTCCCGCCGTTCGATGACTATAAAATGGAAGGTCACACATATCGGTATTTTCGCGGCGAGCCACTCTACCCATTCGGTTACGGTTTGAGCTATTCGAAGTTCGCCTACAGCGATCTGAAAGTGACGAAATCGTTGAAAGCCGGTTCGAATGTCAGCGTTAGCGCGGTCGTGCAAAATACTAGTACGATCGCAGGCGACGAAGTGGTGCAGCTTTACATTACCGATCGGGGGGCATCGGTTCCGGTTCCGATACGTTCTCTCGCGGGCTTTTCCAGGATCGGCCTTCGCTCGGGTGAGAAGCGAACAGTTTCATTCACGCTTACGCCCAGACAAATGTCTTTGATCGACAATGCAGGAAGACGCATCATCGAACCCGGTGATTTTGAGATCAGCATTGGAGGCAAACAGCCCGGATCGGCCGGAAATGCTGATGCCCGAACGACGGGAACAGTGTCAGGGAAGTTTACCGTTACTGGCAAGGCGATCGAATTACCGGAAAAGTAG